In Pseudomonadota bacterium, the DNA window GCTCGCGCCCGAAAACCAGCGCCGCCGTTTGTTGCTCGGGCAACTCGACTAACGTTTCGGCACAGCAACGCGCATCCATGGCGGGTAAGGAGAGCGTTCGAGTCCGTGCCGTCAAACCAAACACTTGGTGACAACCGGCCAAGGCTTCATCGAGCGAGGCGCAAATCACGGCGCGGTCCAATATGTCGTCTGCGCCTGCGGCCCGAGCCACCGCTTCATCGCCGGGAAAATCCCGCGGACTCACCAAGTACAGCGTATCGAGACACATGTTTTTCATGGCGCGCGCGGCCGCCCCCACGTTACCCGGATGAGAGGGCTCCACCAAAATCACGCGTACCCGGTGGGTCATATCGAAACGCTCCATTCTTTTTTCATCGCGAACCATTATAAGATCGCGTTCTGGTACACGGTCTCGGCCGACTCTGTTATTCTTGCGCGCTCGCGATGGCATCNNNNNNNNNNNNNNNNNNNNNNNNNNNNNNNNNNNNNNNNNNNNNNNNNNNNNNNNNNNNNNNNNNNNNNNNNNNNNNNNNNNNNNNNNNNNNNNNNNNNTATTCTTGCGCGCTCGCGATGGCATCCGCCCATCAGAAGCGTTTACAGGTCTGACTATGCACCCCTTACTGAATATCGCCACGCGCGCCGCGCGCCGGGCAGGCGACATCATCGCCCGACGGGTTAATCAACGGGACGCCATCACGGTCAGCACCAAACAACGCAACGACTTCGTCACCGAGGTCGACCAGATGGCCGAACAAGAAATCATCGAAACGGTCCGAAAAGCGTATCCCGATCATGCCTTTCTGGCCGAGGAGAGCGGCGCCTCCGGCGACCACGAGATCGTGTGGATCATCGACCCCCTGGACGGCACGACCAACTTTATTCACGGTATTCCCCATTTCGCCGTCTCTATCGGTATCCAGCATCGTGGCCGACTTGAGCACGGTGTCGTCTATGATCCCATGCGCCAAGAGATGTTTTCTGCCAGCCGGGGTAGCGGTGCGTTCTTGGATGACCGGCGAATCCGCGTGGCCGGCCAGCGGACGCTGGATCATGCAGTCATCGGGACGGGCATACCGTTTCGCGATTTACGCTACGCCGATCCCTACTTCGACATGTTGAAAGAAATCGCCACCCATTCGGCCGGCATTCGCCGTGCCGGCGCCGCGGCGCTTGATTTCGCCTACGTGGCAGCCGGGAGGCTGGATGGC includes these proteins:
- a CDS encoding inositol monophosphatase family protein; this translates as FLRARDGIRPSEAFTGLTMHPLLNIATRAARRAGDIIARRVNQRDAITVSTKQRNDFVTEVDQMAEQEIIETVRKAYPDHAFLAEESGASGDHEIVWIIDPLDGTTNFIHGIPHFAVSIGIQHRGRLEHGVVYDPMRQEMFSASRGSGAFLDDRRIRVAGQRTLDHAVIGTGIPFRDLRYADPYFDMLKEIATHSAGIRRAGAAALDFAYVAAGRLDGFWEIGLQPWDIAAGALLVQEAGGLVGDLSGRPEFLHEGHVVCGNPKVFSALVKRIRPHLTPELGGAN